The genome window AGTTGTCGTACAGCATGACAGCTGACATGAAGAAGATCACCCATAGGACGGTGCGTTTGATATCCATGCGTTGTCTCAGAGTCGATGGGACCGCGCGTCGGCTTCGCCGCGAGCGCGAGTGTCGGAGTTGGGCGGCGGGACGAGGTCGATGCCGCCCGCGGAAAACGGATGGCATCGGCACACGCGCCTGACGGCGAGATACGTGCCGCGCGCGGCGCCATGATACTGGATTGCCTCGCGCGCGTAATCCGAACAGG of Burkholderia sp. HI2500 contains these proteins:
- the yidD gene encoding membrane protein insertion efficiency factor YidD codes for the protein METVLIALLRFYKVAVSPMLGNRCRFYPSCSDYAREAIQYHGAARGTYLAVRRVCRCHPFSAGGIDLVPPPNSDTRARGEADARSHRL